AAGCATTTTTAGAAAAACACAGGGATTACGAGCTGGATCATTCATTAACAGACCGTTTGCCGGAGCCTGCAAAACCATTTGCAGCTGATGGACAGCTTCAAATATTGCCGCACTATTTCGGCACGGACGGATTTTATATAGCAAGCTTAAGAAAGAAGGTGTAAAAATGGAAGAAGTAAAACGAACTAAAAAAGCAGTCATCAAAGATCAAGTAAAACCTTCCATTTATTCTCTTGAACTCGGAGAATTGCAAGACTGGTTAACAGAAAAAGGCGAAAAGCCGTTCAGGGCTGCACAAATTTTTGACTGGCTTTATATAAAAAGAGCATCCTCTTTTGAGGAAATGTCAAATCTATCCAAAGCGCTGAGAGGCAAGCTTGATGAGCATTTTGTTTTAACAACACTTAAAACAATCATTCAGCAAACTTCAAATGACGGCACAATGAAGTTTTTATTTGAACTTCATGACGGTTATTCAATTGAAACCGTATTGATGCGCCATGAATATGGAAATTCCGTTTGTGTAACTACACAAGTGGGCTGCCGGATTGGCTGTACGTTCTGTGCGTCTACACTCGGCGGATTAAAACGCAACTTAGAAGCAGGAGAAATCGTTGCTCAGGTCGTAAAAGTACAAAAGGCACTTGATGAGCTGGGAGAACGTGTGAGTCATGTGGTTATCATGGGAATTGGCGAACCATTTGATAATTATGATGAAATGATGGGATTTCTTAAAATCATAAATCATGATGATGGATTAAATATTGGAGCCCGCCATATTACTGTTTCAACGAGCGGGATCATTCCAAAAATCTATAAATTTGCAGATGAACACCTGCAAATTAACTTTGCCGTTTCTCTGCATGCACCAAACACGGAGCTGAGAAGCCGTTTAATGCCAATCAACAAAGCGTATAAGCTTCCTGAGCTTATGGAAGCCATTGAGTATTATGTGAATAAAACAGGCCGACGTGTAAGCTTTGAATATGGTTTATTCGGAGGAGTAAATGATCAGGTAGAGCACGCTGAAGAGCTCGCGAAGCTTATTAAGCATCTCAAATGTCATGTGAACTTAATTCCGGTCAACTATGTGCCTGAACGAGACTATGTCAGAACTCCAAGAGAACAGATTGATCTGTTTGAGAAGACATTGAAAAAACGCGGCATAAATGTAACGACCAGACGAGAGCAGGGGCATGACATTGATGCAGCATGCGGTCAGCTTAGAGCGAAGGAGCGCAAAGAAGAGACGAGGTGACTTCATGGAAACCGTTATTGTAACAGACAGGGGAAAAGTAAGGCAGCATAATGAAGACAGTGTTGGCGTCTTTAAAAATGAAGACGGAGATGTGCTGGCAGTTGTTGCAGATGGTATGGGGGGTCACTTAGCAGGGGATGTTGCAAGTCAAATGACGATTGCAACTCTGAAGGAAATGTGGGAATCAGCTTCCCGCATTTCTTCTCCTGACCTTGCTGTAAATTGGCTTAAAGAGCATATCGAAAAAGTTAACTCTATTTTACTTGAACATGCATTGACGCATCCCGATTGCAAAGGCATGGGTACAACGGTTGTTGCAGCTATATGCACCGAAAGCTTTGCTACAATCGGCCATATCGGCGACAGCAGGGGATATTTATGCAATACTGACGGTTTTAAACAAATTACAGAGGATCATTCACTTGTAAATGAACTCGTGCGTTCAGGACAGATTTCAAAGGAAGATGCAGAACATCATCCGAGAAAAAATGTTCTTGTCAGGGCTTTAGGTACTGAAGAACACGTTGAACTGGATCTGACATCCATTTGTCTGGAGGAATCTGATATCCTGCTTTTATGTTCAGATGGACTATCCAACAAAGTTGGCGAGAGTGAAATGAAGCAGACATTAACCTCTCTCGGGTCACTGAACGAGATTGCATTGTCTTTGGTCAATCAGGCAAATGATAATGGGGGAGAGGATAATATTTCACTCGTCATCGTCAAACAGCCGTCTGAAATCAAAGAGGGTGATCAGACGTGTTAATTGGCAAGCGATTAAGCGGCAGGTATAAAATTCTTCGGGTTATTGGCGGCGGAGGAATGGCGAACGTATATTTGGCGCGGGATATGATTTTAGATCGCGATGTTGCAATGAAAGTCCTAAGATTTGATTTTTCAAATGACGATGAGTTTATTAAGCGATTCAGACGTGAGGCACAATCAGCAACAAGTCTTGCACATCCGAATATTGTCAGTATTTTTGATGTTGGGGAAGAAGACGGCATCTACTATATCGTCATGGAATACGTTGAAGGCAATACGTTAAAACAATACATACAGCAATATGCACCGCTGCATCCCAGAGAAGCCTTAAATATAATGGAGCAGATTGTATCAGCAATCGCACACGCCCATGAAAATCATATCGTTCATCGTGATATTAAGCCGCATAACATTTTGATCGATCCGCATGGAAATGTGAAGGTAACTGATTTTGGCATCGCAATGGCATTAAGCTCCACAACGATTACCCAGACAAACTCTGTGCTCGGGTCAGTACATTATTTATCGCCTGAGCAGGCCCGCGGAGGAATGGCGAATAAAAAATCAGATATTTATTCCCTGGGGATTGTTCTTTTTGAGCTGCTGACTGGCAGACTGCCTTTTGACGGAGAATCTGCCATTTCAATTGCGCTGAAACATCTGCAGTCTGAAACACCTTCAGCTAAACGGTGGAATGCTACGATTCCGCAGAGTGTTGAGAATATTATTTTAAAAGCAATGGCAAAGGATACCTTTCACAGATATGAATCCGCTGAAGAAATGGAAGAAGATATTACATCTGCGCTTAAACCAGAGCGTCTAAATGAAGAGAAATTCGTTATTCCTGAAGATAATGAAGCAACAAAAGCGATTCCAATCATCACGGATTCAAATATGTATGAAAAAACCGATGACACCCTTGTGCGCCCGCAAGAGAATATTGGTAAAGAAGCATCAAATAAGCCCATAAAAGAAGCAAATAAAAAAGGCAAAAAAGAGAAAAAGAAAAAAAGCAAAGCCGGCAAGATCATACTGACAATCTTTCTTCTGCTATTGGTCGCAAGTGTGGCCGCGGTAACGATTATCCCTCCGCTGCTTATGCCAAAGGACGTTGAGGTACCTGATTTAACGGGAATAAAATATGAAGAAGCAGTTGAACAGCTGATTGCAGATGGGTTTGTTGTGGATGACCCAATTCATATAGAAGATGAAGAAATTCAGGAAGGCTTTGTTGTTAAAACAAAACCGGAAGCGGGCAAAACGGTAAAAGAAGGAGATACAATCATCATTTATGAAAGCTCAGGCAAAGAGAAGGTGGAGCTGGATGACTATGTTAACCGTGATATTAACCGTGTCCGTGATCTTCTTGTAAGAAAAGGGTTTACAAATATTAAAGTGGAAGAAGAATTTAATGAAGCAGCTGCGGGAACGATTTTAGAACAGGACCCCGAACCTGGAGTGGAGGTTATTCCAGGAGAAGATGAACTGGTCTTAACGGTAAGCAAAGGACCTGAGGAGTTTGAGCTTCAGGATTTAACAGGTTATTCAGAGGAAGCTTTAAATGCTTATATTGAAGAAAACGATCTGGAATTGGTCAGGAAAGATGTTTATTCAGACACAGTCAGCAAAGGAGAAGTCATCTCTCAATCTCCTGGACCATCTGAAAAAGTACTCCCTGGAGATACGCTTGAAGCGACAATATCGCTTGGTCCGGAACCAATGCCAATTCAAAAAGTGAAGAAAACGATTGAAATTCCTTATCCGCCAGAGCTTGCAGGACAGCCAGCCGAGGTTAGTATTAACATAGATGATGCAGAGCATTCTATTTCAGATGTGTATGATAAGTTTACGACCACTGAAACCACTACGCGTGAAATAGAATTTTCAATTGCTCCTGATGAGAAAGCTTTTTATCAGGTAATCATCGACAATAGGGTAGTGAAATCTGAAATTATTCCATACCCTGAGTAATTGTCTGCAGTAATCAAGGAGGAAATGTATGCCTAAAGGCAAAATTATTAAAGCGTTAAGCGGATTCTATTATTGTCTTGACGGAGAGCGGACGATCCAGTGCCGCGGCCGCGGTGTTTTCCGTAAAAACAAAGTAACACCGCTCGTTGGAGACGAAGTCATTTACGATTATGAAAATGAACGTGAAGGCACTATTCAGGAGGTACTGGACCGGAAAAACGAGCTTGTTCGTCCTCCGATTGCAAATGTCGATCAGGCCATCCTTGTTTTTTCTGCTGTTGAGCCTGATTTCAGCACGGTGCTTCTTGACCGCTTTTTAGTCCTTATTGAATCGAATGATATTGAGCCGATTATTTGCATCAGCAAAACGGATCTAATTGAAGACGAAAAACAGAAGAATGAAATTTTAGCCTATGCGGATGATTACCGCAAAATGGGATATGAAGTGAGACTGACTTCTACACTTGAGGCTGATGGCATCGCCGAACTGCTGCCATTGTTAAATGACCGCATCTCTGTATTTGCCGGACAGTCCGGTGTTGGAAAATCATCTCTTTTAAATGTGCTGCGCCCTGAACTTGCCCTTAAAACCAGTGACATCTCCTCTCACTTGGGACGCGGAAAGCATACGACAAGACATGTAGAGCTTATTCCAGTCGGTTCCGGATTAGTGGCAGATACGCCAGGCTTTAGTTCACTGGAATTCATGAATATTGAAGCAGAAGATCTGTCTTATTGTTTTCCGGAAATGAGAGAAAGAAGCGATCAATGCAAATTCAGAGCCTGTACACATGTGTCAGAACCAAAATGCGCGGTTAAGACAGCAGTGGAAAATGGGGAAATCCCGAAATACCGGTATGACCATTATTTGAGCTTTATTGAAGAAATTAAGGATAGAAAGCCGAGGTACTAACCATGATTAAAATTGCACCATCGATTCTTTCAGCTGATTTTTCCCGCCTTGGAGCAGAAATTGAAGATGTTGAAAGAGGGGGAGCGGATTATATTCATGTCGATGTGATGGATGGGCATTTTGTACCTAACATCACAATCGGTCCTCTGATTGTCGACGCAATCAGACCGGTGACAAAGCTCCCTTTAGATGTTCATTTAATGATTGAGAATCCTGACGCTTTCATTGGTACATTTGCTAAAATGGGAGCGGATATCATTTCTGTTCACGCAGAAGCATGTCCTCATTTACACCGGACCATTCAGCTTATTAAGTCTGAAGGTGTAAAAGCAGGGGTTGTACTTAATCCCCATACACCGGCAGATGTCATTAAGCATGTTCTCGATGACCTTGATCTGGTTCTTCTTATGACAGTGAACCCCGGGTTCGGCGGCCAATCTTTTATTCATTCTGTCCTGCCGAAAATTACGGAAGTAGCAAAAATGGTGAAGGAACGCGGGCTGCAGACGGAGATTGAAGTAGATGGCGGAGTAAATGCAGAAACAGCTATGCTTTGTATAGAAGCAGGAGCAAATGTGCTGGTAGCAGGTTCAGCCATATACAATCAGCCTGACCGCATGAAAGCGATACGTGAAATAAGAAACGCTTAAGAACCGCTTTTGCGGTTCTTTTTTTAAGAATTCAATCGATAAAAAAATAAATCATAATAATATTATGTAAATTAGAAACAAGCAAGGATGAATGAAATGAAATCAATTTACATTGTTGCAGGCGGACCGAAAAAGTATATACCATCCTTAACCAGATATGATGCGGATCCTGTTATCTGGATTGGTGTCGACAGGGGAGTTATCTACCTCCAGGAAGCAGGCATTGCACCTGCCAGAGCATTTGGCGACTTTGATTCTATTACAGATCAAGAACGTGAGAATTTATCAAAATCGTCTCTCCATATAGACTTATTTCCCTCAGAAAAAGATCAAACTGATACGGAGATTGCTTTAGAATGGGCAATTTTACGGGAACCTGATGAAATTCTTCTTTTTGGTTCAACCGGGGGAAGACTCGATCATTTTCTTGCCAATACGCAGCTGCTTGCAAAGTACCCGGATGCACCGATTAAGATCATTGATCATACGAATGAAATTACAGTGCACCTGCCAGGCACTTATAAGGTCGTGAGAGAAAGCAGTCATCCGTATATTTCGTTTCTTCCTGTAAGCGGGGAAGTAAAAGGCATAACCCTTGAGGGCTTCAAATATCATCTGTCAAATTGTCATATTAAGCTTGGCTCTACATTATGTATTAGTAATGAACTTATTCTTTCGTTCGGTACTTTTTCATTTGAGCAAGGCATATTAATGATGGTAAGAAGTACTGATGAATAACTTCTGGAGCGTTTTTTAAACTATGATGTTTAAAAAAATAATCGGGGCTGCACTGCTTCGCATACGATGAAGAATGGAGAAAATCAGATCCGCTGAATCTTTCATCATCATTTTGAACGAATGGCTGAGGAGGGAAAGTATGAAATTTTATACGATCAAATTACCGAAGTTTTTAGGTGGCATCGTTCGGGCGATGCTGGGCTCGTTTAAAAAAGATTAAGAGCAGAAGCAAAGCGCCCTGGTCATTCAGGTAAAATAGAAAATGGCCTAAGAAGGCGCTTTTTGCCTTTTTAGGTCATTTTGGAATCTTTAAGAATATAAAAAAAGCACCGCCTTTTAGCAGTGCTTTTTTCATATGTTTTAAATCCCGTCCTGAATTCGTTCAAAAATCTATAGAAATGAACGGGTCAAAAGCTTAAAGCTTTTGATTAAACACGCTCAACTTTACCAGATTTTAAAGCTCGAGCAGATACATATACGCGTTTTGGTTTGCCGTCAACTAAGATACGTACTTTTTGAAGGTTAGCACCCCAAGTACGTTTTGAAGCGTTCATTGCGTGAGAACGTGCGTTTCCAGAACGTGTTTTTTTACCAGTGATTACGCATTTACGTGCCATCGTATTCCCTCCTAACTGCAAAAAACCTTTCCAATTCAAACATACTAATCTTGTTTGTCATGAGATACTTTAATAATTTATCACAACTCCTTTCGGAATGCAATAGTTCTTGCTTTTGCTTTCAAGAATTTTTCCTTGACATACATGGATATTTCAGGCTGAATTATACTATAGGGTAAGATTACCCGTGGCAGCGCTTTAGAATCACTTTTAAAAATCTCTTGTATATAGTAAAATAGCTTTAGCCTATGCGAACAATACCAAAGGGGGAACAATCATGTCCATTGAGATGAAAACAAAGTACGGACAAATTGACATATCCAACGAAGTCATTGCAACGGTTGCAGGCGGTGCAGCAATTGACTGTTATGGCATTGTCGGAATGGCATCAAAAAATCAGATCAAAGACGGCATCACTGAGATCTTAAGAAAAGAAAATTTCAGCCGCGGAGTTATTGTCCGTCAGGAAGAAGATCATATCAATATTGATATGTACATTATCGTCAGCTACGGAACTAAAATCTCTGAAGTGGCTCATAATGTTCAAACGAAAGTAAAGTACACACTGGATAAAACAGTTGGACTAGCTGTTGATTCAGTCAATATTTTTGTTCAGAGTGTTCGTGTAACGAACCCGTAGTAAGGAGGAAAAAGTCCGTGTCAATTACAACTTTAGATGGAAAACGTTTTGCGGAAATGATTTTGCAGGGAGCAGGTCACCTGTCAAACAATGCAAAATACGTTGATGCATTAAACGTTTTTCCTGTTCCGGATGGAGATACTGGAACAAATATGAACCTTTCGATGACCTCAGGTGCAAAAGAGGTTAAAAATAATGTTTCTGAACACATTGGAAAGGTCGGTGCAGCACTCTCAAAAGGCCTTTTAATGGGAGCGCGCGGGAATTCGGGTGTTATACTGTCCCAGCTGTTCAGAGGCTTCTCAAAAGCGATCGAATCAAAAAGCGCGATTACAAGCGCTGATTTTGCAAATGCGCTTCAGGCTGGTGTCAACACTGCTTATAAAGCGGTTATGAAACCCGTTGAAGGTACGATTTTAACAGTTGCCAAAGATTCTGCCAAAAAAGCGGTTGATACAATTGAAGCTGATTCATCTATTTCAATTGATCAATTAATGGAAGCGATTTTAACAGAAGCTAAAGCATCTTTAGATAGAACGCCGGATTTATTGCCTGTACTTAAAGAGGTCGGAGTAGTCGACAGCGGCGGACAGGGTCTTGTATTTGTATATGAAGGTTTTCTTGCTGAGCTGAGAGGCGAAAAAGTGTCAAATATTAAGGTTACTGCTTCGATGACTGATCTTGTGAGTGCTGAACATCATAAAAGTGTAGCTTCCCACATCAATACTGAAGACATTGAATTTGGCTACTGTACAGAATTCATGGTGCGGTTTGAAGATGACAAAGACGCTTTTACTGAGGAAACGTTCAGACAGGATTTAAGCGAGCATGGTGATTCTTTATTAGTCATTGCTGATGATGAAATCGTTAAAGTACATATTCACGCAGAATATCCTGGACAGGTTTTAACATATGCCCAGCGTTATGGAAGCCTGATCAACATGAAAATTGAAAACATGCGCCAGCAGCATACAAGCTTGCTTGATAACGTCCCGTCTATGCCTGCGGCTGAACCTGTTTCCAAAAAGAAAGAAAAACAAAAATACGGGATCGTTGCCGTGACAATGGGGAAAGGCATTGCTGATCTTTTCAGAAGCATCGGCTCACATTCTGTCATTGAAGGCGGACAAACGATGAACCCAAGCACAGAGGATATTGTTCAGGCCATTAAAGATGTTCATGCAGAGAATGTCATTATCCTGCCTAACAATTCAAACATTGTCATGGCTGCTCAGCAGGCGGCATCTGTTGTTGATGATCACGTAATCGTTATTCCTTCAAAAACAGTGCCTCAAGGAATGGCAGCAATGCTTGCCTTCAATCCTTCAGCATCTGCTGAAGACAATGAAGAAATCATGAAGGACGCTCTGGGCTCTGTCAAGACAGGTCAAATTACGTACGCTGTCCGCGATACGAATATTGACGGTCTTGATATTGAAAAGGGCGATTTTATGGGAATCGCAAATGGCAAAATTGTATCAAAGGACACAAACCAATTAGCCTCTGCGAAAAAACTTCTTGAAACCATGATTTCTGAAGATGATGAAATTCTAACAATTCTTCAAGGTGAAGATGCTGCTGATGATGAATTGCAGAAATTGGTGCAATTCATCGAAGAAAAATATACAGAAATAGAAGTAGAAGTTCATAAAGGTGAACAGCCTTTATATTCTTACATCTTTTCAATTGAATAGTACAATAAAAGTAGAAGGGGTTCCCCCTTCTATTTCTTATGTAAGCTGAAATTTCATAAGCTTTCCTTATCTTTCTTTTTTCCAGTATGATTACGTTTTCGCAATGGGTCATTTTCTGGTAAACTGAGATTTGCAGGGGAGTTTTAGATTTTGTCAGTAACTTTTTTCAAAGCTTAGGGGGATTTTATGAAATATAGAAGTGTATTTGATATCATTGGACCCATTATGATCGGTCCGTCAAGCTCGCATACAGCGGGGGCTGCAAGAATCGGGAGAGTGGCACGGAGCCTGTTTGGAAGAGAGCCGAAGTGGGCGGCTATTTCGTTTTACGGCTCGTTTGCCAAAACCTTTAAAGGACATGGCACAGATGTAGCCATTATCGGCGGATTGCTTGATTTTGACACATTTGATGAAAGAATAAAAACATCTTTAGAGATTGCAGATCAAAAAGGAATGAAAGTAACCTTCACTGAAGAAGAAGCCATAACCGATCATCCGAATACAGCACGTGTCATCATTGGCGACGATCAAGGCCAGCTGGAGCTTGTGGGTATCTCGATCGGCGGCGGCAAAATTGAAATTACTGAACTGAACGGATTTGAATTAAAATTATCAGGAAATCATCCTGCCATATTAGTTGTACACAATGACCGTTTTGGCGCCATTGCAGCTGTAGCTAATGTTCTGGCGAAATATGCGATTAATATCGGCCATATGAATGTAGCACGAAAGGAAAAAGGCAAGCTTGCTTTAATGACAATTGAAGTAGATCAAAACATTGATACTGCTGTACTGGATGAACTTAAAACACTGCCGAATATTCTTCAAGTAACGAAAATAGCAGATTAAGCTGAAAGAAGCAGTGATGTGACTGGGGGAAAGAATATGTTTCGAAATGTAGCAGAACTAATCGAACTTGCAGAAAGCAAGGGCGTTAAAATAGCAGAAATTATGATTCAGCAGGAAATGGAAATGACCGGAAGAACACGCGAACAAATTTTGTCCATGATGGATCAGAATTTAACGGTGATGGAACAAGCTGTTGAAAAGGGACTTGCCGGGGTGAAATCTCATTCAGGGCTGACTGGCGGGGACGCTGTTCTTATGCAGGCCTATATCCAAAAGGGTAAATTCCTTTCTGGAGAAATTATTTTGGATGCCGTCAGTAAAGCGGTTGCAACCAACGAAGTAAATGCTGCTATGGGAACAATCTGCGCAACTCCTACTGCAGGATCAGCGGGCGTTGTTCCAGGTACTCTTTTTGCTGTAAAAGCTAAGTTAAATCCAAGCAGAGAACAAATGATTGATTTTTTATTTACGTCTGGTGCTTTTGGATTTGTTGTTGCAAATAATGCATCTATTTCTGGAGCTGCAGGGGGCTGTCAGGCTGAAGTCGGATCTGCTTCAGGCATGGCTGCAGCTGCCATAACGGAAATGGCAGGCGGCACACCTAGTCAGGCCGCAGAGGCAATGGCTATTACTCTGAAAAATATGCTCGGACTAGTTTGTGATCCGGTAGCCGGTTTAGTAGAAGTTCCGTGCGTAAAAAGAAATGCTATGGGTGCAGCAAATGCAATGATCGCTGCTGACATGGCTTTAGCAGGCATTACGAGCCGCATACCATGTGATGAAGTAATCGATGCGATGTTCCGCATTGGTCAATCCATGCCGACTGCCCTTAAAGAAACAGCGCAGGGAGGACTCGCGGCAACTCCAACCGGCCGTGAACTCGAGGCGAAAATTTTTGGGATCCCGCTTGATGAACGCGGACAATAATCTCTTGCAGCCTGTCGGTGCCGTAAAGGGGATAGGGGCGGAGTCTGAAGAGATCTTAAATGGAATGGGCATTTATACAGTAAAAGACTTAATTGAATATTTGCCATATCGTTATGAAGATTATCGCCTGAAGGACTTAGCGGAAGTACAGCATGATGAACGAGTGACAGTCGAGGGGAAGGTTCATAGTGAACCTTCTCTTGCCTTTTTCGGCAAAAAGAAATCAAGGCTGACTGTTCGGGTTCTCGTTGGAAGATATTTAATCAGCGCCGTATTTTTTAACCGCCCATATTACAAAAAGAAGCTGGAGCTGCAGTCCACGATTACCATTTCAGGGAAATGGGACAAACACCGGCAGACGATTTCCGTCAGCGAAATTGTATTTGGTCCTCAGGCAAAACAGCATGAAATAGAACCGGTGTACTCTGTTAAAGAAAAGATAACAGTCAAAACGATGAGAAAGTTCATTAATCAGGCATTGAGTCAATACGCTTCTGGCATAACGGATATGATTCCTGAGCAGCTGATGTCTGCCTATCGTCTGCCGCCAAAAAAAGAGGCAATTTTTACGATGCATCATCCACTGAAGCATGAGGATTTAAAGCATGCAAGAAGATATTTTGTCTATGAAGAATTCCTACTATTCCAACTGAAAATGCAGGCTCTGCGAAAATTTCAGCGGGAGCAGTCGCATGGAATTATCCATCAGTACGATCCATTGCAATTAGAAGGATTTACGGAATCACTTCCATTTCCGCTAACAAATGCTCAACAAAGGGTTGTCAGTGAAATTTTAACCGACATGAAGTCAAATTACCGCATGAATCGCCTTCTTCAGGGAGATGTAGGCTCAGGTAAAACAGTAGTTGCGGCCATTGCCATGTATGCCGCTCATTTATCCGGATATCAAGCTGCCCTGATGGTTCCGACGGAAATTTTGGCAGAACAGCATGCAGAATCACTTGCTCAAACCTTCAGCAGCTTCCCTGTCACTGTCGCCTTGCTGACTAGTTCAGTGAAAGGGAAAAAAAGAAGAGAATTGCTGAAGAGAGTTGCAGATGGTGAGATCCAATTTATAGTCGGAACACACGCCCTGATTCAGCAGGATGTCCATTTTGCAAAGCTTGGACTTGTTATTACAGATGAACAGCATCGCTTTGGTGTTGAGCAGAGAAAAGTGCTTCGGGCTAAAGGAGAAAATCCGGATGTCCTGTTTATGACAGCTACTCCAATTCCAAGAACGCTTGCCATCACGGCATTTGGCGAAATGGATGTCTCTGTGATCGACGAACTTCCGGCTGGCCGAAAACAAATTGAAACGTATTGGGTGAAGCACGAAATGCTGGACCGCATTCTTCGTTTTATTCATAAAGAGCTTCAGGCTGGAAGACAGGCTTATGTTATCTGTCCCCTTATCGAAGAGTCGGATAAGCTTGATGTTCAGAATGCAATCGATGTTCACAGCACCCTCGTTCATTTTTACAAAGACAAATGGAATGTAGGACTGATGCATGGCAGACTGACAAGTGCTGAAAAAGATGAAGTGATGAGAGAGTTCAGTGAAAACCGGGTTCAAATTTTGGTTTCGACAACGGTTGTTGAAGTAGGAGTCAATGTACCTAACGCGACTGTTATGATGATTTATGATGCAGAGCGCTTCGGACTTTCACAGCTCCATCAATTAAGAGGACGAGTAGGAAGAGGAAGTTCACAGTCATACTGTATCCTGCTTGCTGATCCGAAATCAGAAACCGGCAAAGAACGCATGCGGGTTATGACAGAAACAGCGGATGGCTTTGAGCTGTCAGAGAAAGATCTTGAACTTAGGGGCCCG
The window above is part of the Metabacillus dongyingensis genome. Proteins encoded here:
- the rlmN gene encoding 23S rRNA (adenine(2503)-C(2))-methyltransferase RlmN, with translation MEEVKRTKKAVIKDQVKPSIYSLELGELQDWLTEKGEKPFRAAQIFDWLYIKRASSFEEMSNLSKALRGKLDEHFVLTTLKTIIQQTSNDGTMKFLFELHDGYSIETVLMRHEYGNSVCVTTQVGCRIGCTFCASTLGGLKRNLEAGEIVAQVVKVQKALDELGERVSHVVIMGIGEPFDNYDEMMGFLKIINHDDGLNIGARHITVSTSGIIPKIYKFADEHLQINFAVSLHAPNTELRSRLMPINKAYKLPELMEAIEYYVNKTGRRVSFEYGLFGGVNDQVEHAEELAKLIKHLKCHVNLIPVNYVPERDYVRTPREQIDLFEKTLKKRGINVTTRREQGHDIDAACGQLRAKERKEETR
- a CDS encoding Stp1/IreP family PP2C-type Ser/Thr phosphatase, which gives rise to METVIVTDRGKVRQHNEDSVGVFKNEDGDVLAVVADGMGGHLAGDVASQMTIATLKEMWESASRISSPDLAVNWLKEHIEKVNSILLEHALTHPDCKGMGTTVVAAICTESFATIGHIGDSRGYLCNTDGFKQITEDHSLVNELVRSGQISKEDAEHHPRKNVLVRALGTEEHVELDLTSICLEESDILLLCSDGLSNKVGESEMKQTLTSLGSLNEIALSLVNQANDNGGEDNISLVIVKQPSEIKEGDQTC
- the pknB gene encoding Stk1 family PASTA domain-containing Ser/Thr kinase, whose product is MLIGKRLSGRYKILRVIGGGGMANVYLARDMILDRDVAMKVLRFDFSNDDEFIKRFRREAQSATSLAHPNIVSIFDVGEEDGIYYIVMEYVEGNTLKQYIQQYAPLHPREALNIMEQIVSAIAHAHENHIVHRDIKPHNILIDPHGNVKVTDFGIAMALSSTTITQTNSVLGSVHYLSPEQARGGMANKKSDIYSLGIVLFELLTGRLPFDGESAISIALKHLQSETPSAKRWNATIPQSVENIILKAMAKDTFHRYESAEEMEEDITSALKPERLNEEKFVIPEDNEATKAIPIITDSNMYEKTDDTLVRPQENIGKEASNKPIKEANKKGKKEKKKKSKAGKIILTIFLLLLVASVAAVTIIPPLLMPKDVEVPDLTGIKYEEAVEQLIADGFVVDDPIHIEDEEIQEGFVVKTKPEAGKTVKEGDTIIIYESSGKEKVELDDYVNRDINRVRDLLVRKGFTNIKVEEEFNEAAAGTILEQDPEPGVEVIPGEDELVLTVSKGPEEFELQDLTGYSEEALNAYIEENDLELVRKDVYSDTVSKGEVISQSPGPSEKVLPGDTLEATISLGPEPMPIQKVKKTIEIPYPPELAGQPAEVSINIDDAEHSISDVYDKFTTTETTTREIEFSIAPDEKAFYQVIIDNRVVKSEIIPYPE
- the rsgA gene encoding ribosome small subunit-dependent GTPase A; translated protein: MPKGKIIKALSGFYYCLDGERTIQCRGRGVFRKNKVTPLVGDEVIYDYENEREGTIQEVLDRKNELVRPPIANVDQAILVFSAVEPDFSTVLLDRFLVLIESNDIEPIICISKTDLIEDEKQKNEILAYADDYRKMGYEVRLTSTLEADGIAELLPLLNDRISVFAGQSGVGKSSLLNVLRPELALKTSDISSHLGRGKHTTRHVELIPVGSGLVADTPGFSSLEFMNIEAEDLSYCFPEMRERSDQCKFRACTHVSEPKCAVKTAVENGEIPKYRYDHYLSFIEEIKDRKPRY
- the rpe gene encoding ribulose-phosphate 3-epimerase — protein: MIKIAPSILSADFSRLGAEIEDVERGGADYIHVDVMDGHFVPNITIGPLIVDAIRPVTKLPLDVHLMIENPDAFIGTFAKMGADIISVHAEACPHLHRTIQLIKSEGVKAGVVLNPHTPADVIKHVLDDLDLVLLMTVNPGFGGQSFIHSVLPKITEVAKMVKERGLQTEIEVDGGVNAETAMLCIEAGANVLVAGSAIYNQPDRMKAIREIRNA
- a CDS encoding thiamine diphosphokinase, with product MKSIYIVAGGPKKYIPSLTRYDADPVIWIGVDRGVIYLQEAGIAPARAFGDFDSITDQERENLSKSSLHIDLFPSEKDQTDTEIALEWAILREPDEILLFGSTGGRLDHFLANTQLLAKYPDAPIKIIDHTNEITVHLPGTYKVVRESSHPYISFLPVSGEVKGITLEGFKYHLSNCHIKLGSTLCISNELILSFGTFSFEQGILMMVRSTDE
- the spoVM gene encoding stage V sporulation protein SpoVM, producing MKFYTIKLPKFLGGIVRAMLGSFKKD
- the rpmB gene encoding 50S ribosomal protein L28 produces the protein MARKCVITGKKTRSGNARSHAMNASKRTWGANLQKVRILVDGKPKRVYVSARALKSGKVERV
- a CDS encoding Asp23/Gls24 family envelope stress response protein: MSIEMKTKYGQIDISNEVIATVAGGAAIDCYGIVGMASKNQIKDGITEILRKENFSRGVIVRQEEDHINIDMYIIVSYGTKISEVAHNVQTKVKYTLDKTVGLAVDSVNIFVQSVRVTNP